In Drosophila miranda strain MSH22 chromosome Y unlocalized genomic scaffold, D.miranda_PacBio2.1 Contig_Y3_pilon, whole genome shotgun sequence, a single window of DNA contains:
- the LOC117194505 gene encoding kinesin-like protein Klp61F isoform X3 encodes MDTSNNVRLQLQQQQARKSNQNIQVYVRVRPLNARERCIRYAEILTRHTLDSKLTKKFTFDRSFGPESKQCDVYAVVVSPLIEEVLSGYNCTVFAYGQTGTGKTHTMVGNETAELKSSWEDDSDVGIIPRALSHLFDELRMMEVEFTMRISYLELYNEELCDLLSTDDSTKIRIFDDSTKKGSVIIQGLEEITVQSKDDVYKLLEKGKERRKTATTLMNAQSSRSHTVFSIVVHIRENGIDGEDMLKIGKLHLVDLAASENVSKAGNEKGIRVRETVKINQSLLTLGRVITALVDRAPMSRTANRS; translated from the exons ATGGACACATCGAACAACGTACGCCTGCaacttcagcagcagcaggctcGCAAATCGAATCAAAACATTCAGGTCTATGTGCGCGTTAG GCCGCTGAATGCACGCGAGCGATGCATACGCTATGCAGAGATCCTCACACGCCACACCCTCGACTCGAAGTTGACGAAGAAGTTTACGTTTGATCGGAGCTTCGGCCCCGAGTCCAAGCAATGCGATGTCTATGCGGTGGTGGTGTCGCCCCTGATCGAAGAGGTGCTAAGCGGCTACAATTGCACGGTGTTCGCGTACGGACAGACGGGTACTGGCAAGACGCACACGATGGTGGGGAATGAGACCGCGGAGTTGAAGTCCTCTTGGGAAGAT GACTCTGATGTGGGCATCATACCGCGTGCCTTGAGTCACCTTTTCGACGAACTCCGCATGATGGAAGTTGAGTTTACGATGCGCATCTCCTACCTGGAGCTGTACAACGAGGAGCTGTGCGACCTCCTCTCCACCGATGACTCCACAAAGATACGCATCTTCGACGACAGCACAAAGAAGGGTTCGGTGATCATCCAGGGCCTCGAGGAGATCACTGTCCAGAGCAAGGACGATGTCTACAAGCTCCTGGAGAAGGGCAAGGAGCGACGCAAGACCGCGACCACCCTGATGAACGCGCAGTCCTCGCGCAGCCACACCGTCTTCTCCATAGTGGTGCACATTCGTGAGAACGGCATCGATGGCGAGGATATGCTGAAGATCGGAAAACTCCATCTGGTGGATCTGGCGGCCAGCGAGAACGTCTCCAAGGCGGGCAACGAGAAGGGGATACGCGTGCGCGAGACGGTCAAAATTAACCAGAGCCTCCTGACGCTGGGCCGTGTGATTACCGCTCTGGTGGATCGGGCCCCCATGTCCCGTACCGCGAATCGAAGCTGA